A single window of Penaeus chinensis breed Huanghai No. 1 chromosome 9, ASM1920278v2, whole genome shotgun sequence DNA harbors:
- the LOC125029236 gene encoding ice-structuring protein 4-like produces the protein MKFALLLSFAAALAVVAALPAAGTAPDAAPAGAAPDSADAASGSAPAAASAPAAAPAVAPAASAASAAPAAPAAGAAASAAAPAPAAAAAAAPAPGSLAVAPPTLPPAVAHIVKKYQAAAAALKPPVPAAV, from the exons ATGAAGTTCGCTCTGCTACTGAGCTTCGCTGCCGCGTTGGCGGTCGTCGCCGCCCTTCCTGCCGCAGGGACAGCGCCCGACGCCGCACCTGCAG GTGCTGCCCCTGACTCCGCAGACGCAGCTTCTGGCTCGGCGCCCGCAGCCGCCTCCGCCCCTGCGGCTGCACCTGCGGTTGCACCTGCTGCCTCGGCAGCTTCAGCCGCACCAGCTGCTCCAGCGGCTGGTGCAGCTGCAAGTGCTGCTGCTCCTGCCCCAGCAGCAGCAGCCGCGGCTGCGCCCGCTCCTGGTTCCCTGGCGGTTGCTCCTCCCA cCTTGCCCCCAGCGGTGGCCCATATCGTCAAGAAGTACCAGGCCGCGGCTGCGGCCCTCAAGCCCCCTGTGCCGGCGGCCGTGTGA